A segment of the uncultured Desulfobulbus sp. genome:
GTGGCCCTTGGTTTTGGTATCACCTCCACCATTCCCATTGGTGGCGCCGATATGCCGGTTGTTATCTCGCTCTTGAACAGCTACTCAGGGCTTGCGGCCTGTGCGGCGGGTTTTGTTGTCTCCAATAACATTCTTATCGTGGCCGGTGCCTTGGTTGGTGCCAGTGGTATCATTCTGACCAAGATTATGTGCAAGGCCATGAACCGCTCCCTGGCCAATGTACTCTTCTCAGGTTTTGGAACCACGACTGCCAAGAGCGCAAGTGAAGATGGTCCCCAGGGCGAGGTCAAACCAGCCAGTGCCGAGGATGTGTACTACATTCTTGAGGCGGCTGATACCGTGGCCTTTGTTCCCGGCTACGGCCTGGCCGTTGCCCAGGCCCAGCATGCGGTCAAGGAGTTGGGTGACCTGCTGGAAGAAAACGGAACCGAGGTGGTCTATGCCATCCATCCTGTTGCCGGTCGTATGCCCGGTCATATGAACGTTCTGCTGGCTGAGGCCAATGTACCCTATGATCAGTTGGTGGAGATGGATGAGATCAACCCGCGTATGGAGACCGTTGATGTCTGCGTGGTTATCGGCGCTAATGACGTTGTTAATCCGGCTGCTGCTTTTGAAGAGTCGAGCCCTATCTACGGTATGCCTATTATTGAAACCTTCCGCGCTAAAACAGTTATCGTCCTCAAACGTTCTATGAATACTGGCTTTGCCGGTATTGAGAACGCTCTGTTCTACCGTGAAAACACCCGTATGTTCTTTGGTGATGCCAAGGCCTCGATTCAATCCCTGGTTTCTGAATTCAAAGGCGGAAATTAAATTTTTCCATAAAGTTCATAGCAAAAAAAAATCCCTATGGAACAACGTTCCATGGGGATTTTTTTATAGGGGTGATGAATGCACGGATAAGGTACGGATCAGTCCGGATTTCTCATCAGTTCAAGCTGCGGCGAGCTTGGTCTGCCGATAGGCAGCCAGATCCTCAATGGAAAGCACCATCATCTCATGGGATTCTGCAAAAGCGACAACCTCGGGGAGCCGAGCCATGGTACCGTCGACATTGGTCAGCTCGCAAAGGACTCCGGCCGGCTCAAGACCTGCCAGCTGCATGAGGTCAACCGTGCCTTCGGTGTGGCCGCGGCGGGTGAGCACTCCACCAGGTTGCGCACGCAGGGGGAAAACGTGGCCGGGGTGGGAGAGGTCTGCTGGCTTGGCGTTTTTCGCTATGGCAGCTTTAATGGTCGTCACCCGATCCTGTGCTGAAACACCAGTGGTCACGCCTTGGCGTGCCTCGATGGAGATGGTGAAGGCGGTGCCATTCTGGCTGGTATTGTTGTCAACCATCATGGGCAACTCCAGGGCACGAACCTGCTCGTCATTGAGACAGAGG
Coding sequences within it:
- a CDS encoding NAD(P)(+) transhydrogenase (Re/Si-specific) subunit beta, which codes for MSSVGINFVYVVSAALFILGLKMLSSPATARRGNMISALGMLIAVVVTLLSQGMDYRWILIGVLIGSAIGSTGAYMVKMTSMPEMVALFNGFGGLSSLLLAWSEYHQHPAMASGIAIIATISVFIGGVTFTGSMVAFSKLSGRISQKAIVFNGQHLINAAILAAVILGGALFCLTPGSTSGYLLFILIVLVALGFGITSTIPIGGADMPVVISLLNSYSGLAACAAGFVVSNNILIVAGALVGASGIILTKIMCKAMNRSLANVLFSGFGTTTAKSASEDGPQGEVKPASAEDVYYILEAADTVAFVPGYGLAVAQAQHAVKELGDLLEENGTEVVYAIHPVAGRMPGHMNVLLAEANVPYDQLVEMDEINPRMETVDVCVVIGANDVVNPAAAFEESSPIYGMPIIETFRAKTVIVLKRSMNTGFAGIENALFYRENTRMFFGDAKASIQSLVSEFKGGN
- the ribB gene encoding 3,4-dihydroxy-2-butanone-4-phosphate synthase; protein product: MNQTLDVSLLSRFGNATQRVERALSELQAGKGVLLVDDEDRENEGDLIYSAEHLTSEQMALMIRECSGIVCLCLNDEQVRALELPMMVDNNTSQNGTAFTISIEARQGVTTGVSAQDRVTTIKAAIAKNAKPADLSHPGHVFPLRAQPGGVLTRRGHTEGTVDLMQLAGLEPAGVLCELTNVDGTMARLPEVVAFAESHEMMVLSIEDLAAYRQTKLAAA